One Oxobacter pfennigii genomic window, TTATACCTAGCTTCAAAGGGTGTCAATCCTTCATTAAATGAATGCGGTCTTACATGGTTATACCAAACATATGAAAAATAATTTACAGATTCATTAAGCTCTCCATCATTATGATAATAGTGATGATATATTAATTCATTTTTCAAGGTATTAAAATATCGTTCCATGGGTGCATTATCATATGGACATCCAGCCTTGCTCATACTTTGTTGTATATCAATTGAACTGCAA contains:
- a CDS encoding integrase core domain-containing protein, which produces CSSIDIQQSMSKAGCPYDNAPMERYFNTLKNELIYHHYYHNDGELNESVNYFSYVWYNHVRPHSFNEGLTPFEARYKSFKY